The genomic segment ATTTAATATTGATGAAAAAATCATAATTTTTATTCTATGGAGAGAAAATGGCTTGATAGTATAATGGCACTGGCGCGGACAAATGAAGATTCAGCAAGGTACGCAGAAGCCTTTTATTATTATCGTAAGATTGCGGAATATGATTCCACCCAGACCGAAGCATTGAATCGTATGAAACTGATGGATTCCTTATTGGTCACAAAAAACAAGCCCAAGACTACAACCAGTCCAGAAAATTTAGTGAAGAAATCCAAGACCCCCGAGGAGATAGAAGCGCTTTATAGGGCAGGAGTTGAAAGATTTATCAATGCCGAATACAAAGAGGCATTGAAAATTTTCAAGGAAGTTCTTAAATACGACCCAAATCATACCAAGGCACAGGAATATCTGAGGAGAACTGAGGCAAGGATAAAGATATTAGAGAACAAATAAAGGATGGGGAGTACTGATCAAAAAGTGCGTTGTATAAATTGTGAGTTAGGTTTAATGTTTTTTCAATTTATAGATACAATTATCTTAAAGGAGCCAAAAACAGGAGGAGATATGAATGGAAAAAGATTGTTCATTTTCATAATATTGTCTCGAATAAAGATTTTATTGCTTCCTATGATCATATCCTCCTTTGCCGAATCCCTAAATTACACTGCTGGCTACGGCGAGATGGAGATGTACGAAAATTATTATTTTAATCACAAACCAGTACCAAGAGATACTTTATGGCCAGAAATACTTGTAGCAGCCGGGATTAGTTTTTCTGCAAATGATACGATTAAACCATATCTGAAGACATTCATTGATTTTAATAATAAAATTAGCGGCGCCGGTTCGCAGTTTGTCTATTTAAAGCGGACTGTTTCTGATACAAAAGACCGGACCATAACTTTGAGTTTTGCCTACATTGATACTACAACCAATAAAACTTTTGGAATTGGAACGAATTTCCCTACTGGCGATAGTTTATTAATTCTTATAAGCCTAAAGACTGATAGTGTCCAAAATGTTATATGTCGGTTAAGAATTTTAATAAATTCCACATATACAACAATTAGTACTTTTAACAGTAATATTGATTGGATAACAATTCCCGTTAAAATTTATCTTGCGGATACAATATGGAGAGTCCGACCAATATTAGAAATAACTGCCAACAAAAATGGTAATAATTTAATTAAATTATGGGTGGATAATTTGCGTATGTATGCAATTAATCCAAATGGCAGTTATAAAACCTTACCAGTATTGCCCATGGCAAATTTTAAACTGGTCAGTTTCCGCAGCGAAGCACCGGATTGGATAACTGCGATCGCAAAACACGACTTATTTAGAGGAGATAAATTAGCACTCTTTCGCTTTGGGTTAGTTAAACCAGAAGCTGAACTTTTTCATTATGTTATGACCAGTGCTGCCTACATCAGATACACTGTAACCCATGGCGGACAAGATACTATATGGCGGATTACTTATCTCGGCGGTGGCGATTTTTATCCTCATAGTTATATTAAGGATTCACTTAATTGGGGTTTCATCAGAGATTCACTTGGTAGAGTTGTGTCTCATCTCTGGCCTTTTAATGACACAAGTTTTTCCCGGGAAGATTATGTTCGTTATGGGAGTGATGGCGAATATGTTAGGAATATCTTTTATAAAAACCTGAGATGGTTATACGATAGCGTTTATACCATCTACAAACCTACCGGATATTATTTTGATAACTTTCTACATCCAATTAGTATGGTCCCTGATGGTTCCCCGGATTATGAAACGAACACAATTAGAAAGCAAAAACATTATGAATTTACTCAAATGCTAAAAAATAGATTACCCGAAATTCCATTTTTTGCTGGATTATCTGCTGATTTGTTTGATAGTTACAAAAATTATGTTGATTACATTATGCGTTGTTCATTTACTGTTTCATGTGAATTCGGAGCAGGAAAATGGGTTTCACCTAAGACTACTTATGACTGGATAAAGATAATCACACAAAATCCACAGAAAAAATATGTTCTACTTGCGGGTGTGGTTAATGACCAACAAATATTATACACCGCCGCAGCTTTTTATATGGTCAATGGAGAGAATGTGTATGTACTTATGCATGATACTTCGGGCGGTAAGTATTGCCACTATAGTTGCACGATATATCCGACTTATTATTATCTCCCCATCGGTCACCCAACTAATTCATACCAAGTGGTTGCCATGCAAGATTCGTCAAAAGGATTTGTTTTTCTGAAACGAAATTATAGTAATGGGGTGGTTTTACTGAATCTTGATACATTGAACGCCTACCAGTATGTATTAGAACGAAGTTATTTTGACCATAATAATACCTATTATGATTCAGGTGCAGTGATTACAATTAACCCACGTTCTGGATTCATTTTTATCGGTCCTGAGACTATTAGCGATAAAAATAGAAAATTGTTTTATGTACCAACATTTTTTAATAATAAGATAGAAATAAAATATTTTGGATTTGGAAAAAGTGGTCTTACATTGAAACTTTACAATGCCCTGGGTGCACTGGTATTTAAAGCTCATTTCAAATGCACTGAGACATTAGTAATCCAGGATCAAAAAATAGCGGAGTTGTCTGAAGGGACTTATTATTTGCATATTTATTCTGGTCGGAAATTACTGGGTAAAGCAAAATTGATTAAACTTAGAAATAAGATTGAGTAATATATTCAATGTTGTTGCCATATTTTAATTTTTAATCAAATGGTTACTCTATAAAGGATTTGAGGGTATAAGATTGTCTATTAAGAAATTGAACAGTCGAACTCTTTTTTTCTTACCTTTGGATTTTTATTAAACATCAATAGAATTTACCATAGAATAATATTGTTCCGCTCTATTCTGCAATTAAAATTGACAGTGAGAAAAATGTGGTTATAATTAAACCATCAAAAAGGAGTTTATAATGATAAGAAAAATATTTTTTATGACAATAATTTTCTGTTTGATATTTGGGCAGGAAATTTCCCGTCTACCGCTACTGCCCTCCGAACTTCAAATCAAGAATATTATCTTTTTTATTGGCGATGGGATGGGTATTGCCCAGATTCAGACCGCAAGGATAAAGAGCAGAGGTGCCCTGGGTAGGTTAAATATGGAACTGATGCCGGTGACGGGACTGGTTAATACCTGTGCGATTGACAAATTGATAACTGATTCTGGGGCTGGTGGAACTGCCCTGGCATCGGGTATAAAGACCAAAATCGGCGCAATTGGTGTTGATTCTGCGGGCAATCCTTATCGCACACTCCTTGAAGTGTGTCAGAAGATAGGAAAATCAACGGGCTTGGTTGTGACTTCATCAATTACCCATGCTACACCTGCGACATTTGCCGCCCATACATCAAGTCGGGGTGACGAATCGGAAATTGCGGTTCAATTGATTTACAATAAGGTGAATGTACTTCTTGGTGGTGGCAAGGCATTCTTTCTGCCCAGAAAAGTCAAAGGGAGTAAAAGAAAGGATGAGCGGGACCTTATTAAAGAAGCAAAAAGACTGGGTTATTTTTTTGTGGAAGATAAAATTCAATTGCTGAAAGCCGATGGTAGTTATCTACTCGGGCTTTTTCAGATGGAGAATATGAAAAACGATTCAACCGAACCGACGCTCGGGGAGATGACAAAAAAGGCGATAGAGATTCTCAGTAAAGACCCTGATGGGTTCTTTTTGATGATTGAGGGGAGTCAAATTGACTGGGAATGTCACGCAAATAAAATAGATGGGATGGTTAAGCAGGTCTTAATGTTTGATGAGGCAGTAAAGGTGGGGCTTGATTTTGCACTGAAAGATTCGCATACCATCGTCATCGTGACCGCCGACCATGAGACAGGTGGTCTGGGAATAATTGGAGGCACACTTAGCGGTGATGAAATAAAATGCGGCTGGTTGAGTTCAGACCATACTGCCTTGATGGTGCCGCTATTCGCCTTTGGACCAAAGGCAATGAACTTTACAGGAGTCCATGAGAATAATGAAATACCGCATATCCTTGCGGAAATAATCAAGATTGATAAATTTCCCCAAAGAAATTAATTTTTTATTCATAAACCATACCATTCTATTTTAGTATTAATAAAAATAAAATATAATTTTATTCGTTAATTTCATTTATTTAAAAAATTATTTCTGAGGCGTGGTATGAGGATCGGACAAGAGGCCCACTGATCACATATTTTATTCCAATTTCTTCGCCGATTTTTTTAAATTTGCTGAATTCTGCGGGCGTGTAATATTTTTTGACTGCAATGTGACGGCGTGTGGGCTGAAGATATTGCCCAATCGTTACGATATCAACCCGGGCATTTTTTAAATCCCTTAGTGTTTCAATGATTTCATTTTCTTCTTCGCCCAGACCGAGCATGAAGCCGCTTTTGGTAATTGCTTTAGAATTTAGGTCTTTCACTATCTTTAATACATTCAATGAACCTTCATAACTACATCGTCTATCTCTTACATAAGGTGTTAGTCTTTTTACAGTCTCCAGATTGTGTCCAATGATGAATGGTTTAGCGTCAATTATTTTTTTCAAGAGTTCTGCTTTGCAGTTGAAATCCGGGATCAGCACCTCAACCTTGGTTTCGGGATTTTTTTCTTTTATTGCTTCAATTGTGCGGGCATAATGACCGCTTCCTAAATCTTTAAGGTCATCGCGGTCAACTGAAGTTATTACCACATAACGCAACCCGAATTTTTTTACTACTTCAGCAACATTTTCCGGTTCTGCAGGGTCTAAATATCCTTTTGGATTACCAGTAGTCACCGCACAGAATCTGCAGGCACGGGTGCAGATTTTTCCCAGAATCATAATTGTTGCACTCTTTTTTGCCCAGCATTCGCCAATATTGGGACAGCGTGCTTCCTGGCACACAGTTGAAAGATTATATTTTTTAAGGGTTTCAAAGACTTCCTTAAATTCGTTACCTGAAGGGAGTTTGACCTTTAACCAGTCAGGCTTTCGCGGCATGGCCATCTTTTTTCGACTATTTAATTGTCCGATTTATCGAGCGGGTTTTTGTTTGATATCTGTCTTTCTTCTAATTCTCATATAACCAATATAAAGAAGAAAGACAATTGCTGGCAAAAAAATACTATTGGCAAAACCCATATACCAGTAGGGCTTCTCTTCCTCTCTGAATTCAGTGTCATCGGGTGATTGATAAACCACTATATCTGAATTCATAGCACTCGGATAATCATAGGTCCGACGGAGTTTGGTGATATAATCACCTTCTTTGATATAATCAAAGAGCACCGGAAAGTCCTCTTTTATATTCTCAAGTTCATCTTTTGAAATTTTATTGGCATATAAAAGTTCGGCATTATCAAAAAACATTTTGTGTTGCCCAATTACATAGAGATAAAGCGCCGTGTAATTGGCGGAAGTGAGTGAAGAAATCTTCATTGGATAGACAATAGTGTCAGTGGCAAATTTGAAACAGACACCGATATTGATTCTATAATAATTATAATTTGTATCAGCACGGGCAATAAAGAAATACTGCCAGTTACGATTTATGTAATCCTGAAACATATCGCGCATTCCATCGGGCAGTGAATATCCGTTGTTTGTAAGCCAGTTTACGAGTGTATCAGGATTGTTAGTCTGTATCAAAACCGTCTGCAAGAAACCGATAGTTTTGAATTCGATAATTTTGAAATAATCGTCGCCATAATAATAACCACCTTCGCCATAATAAGAACCTCCACAACCACCGTAATTTTTTTGAATTGAACTGAGTGCGGATAAATTTATGAATAGACTATCATTTATTTCGCTTACTGATGGTAGTGATGGGAAAGGCACAACCCAGGCAAAGCCATTATAATCTGTCGCCCAGGCGACTTTAACCAGTATCGATAATTCCTCTGAATCCGGTAAAACCTTTATTATCGCCACCTGGTCCTGCCCATAGATTTCATTATACCTTGGCGGTATGATACCACCATCAGCCCAGAGAGTGGTTGAGATTATCATTATTAAGAAAATTTGTTTCATTCTTTATCCCTTTTATTTATGCCCATAATAATACCGAAACCAGCACTACTCAATGAAACGTAATCTGGTGAAGAGGTATAATCCCAGTGAGTTCGGGGACCAGTTGAATCGAAATTGATTAAATTGATCCAGAATTTTATACCCGCCCTTATTCTGCCAAAATTATGCATTATATTGGTCCCCACACTCATACCCAAAGAATTTCTTTTATCTACTACTTTTATTACAGTACCACTATCTCCAAGAATGGGATATGAAAGATTACCAATATAATAACCAAATTTAACTCCAAATTCAATATAACCGATGCCAAAATATTTAACTTGCAATCCTACACCACCGGCATTGATTACCATAGGGATACCTGATTTTATGAAGTAGGGGTCAGCAAAAGGATAATCTTTTTTATAAAAATAATCAACATAAATTCCCCAGCCAAAATCTCTTCTATAAAAATCATTTTCAATTCCAAGTTGGTAAATTGTAGTAAAGTAGTCATCGGTATAATCATCTGGTGCAAGTATGCTTCCTGAAATGAAAGGATTTAGAATCTGTACAAAAAATAAATGAATTATCATTTTTATAATTATAATGAAATAATCAGTTTTGTCAATGGAAATGAGCAGAATATCAAGGCTGGCTATCTAAACTGAGAGAATATCCGGACTGAGAAAGTAAAGAAATTTTAAAAATCCAGAGGTTAATATAATGTCCTTAGACAAACAGAAAATTTAGAATACCCTCTCAACCGCAAAAAATCATCTAACGATTTCCACAAGTTGGTGAAGATTGCCTAAAGAACTGCTCCCAACATACAAAGCCTTACAAAGTATTTTCTTTCAAGCTTGAGGTAAAGATTGTCGTTTTTCCGTGTGTTTCCGAGGATTTTTTCAGAAAGGTTTTAACGAAGGCACGATTTTTTACTTAATTAAAATTACACGGTCAATTTGCCTTTGTGCCCTTCATATTTTTGATGGAATTCCGGGATGGTTATTATTCAGACCCAGGATTTTTATGCGAAGCATTTTTGCGATTGGTTTTTGAAGGGTCTTCAATCGGGAGAGATTTTTTAGGAAGATGAGTCTCTTTCGAGAGGGAAGGGATTATGCCTTTTATGCGCCATGTGACAAAAGGTATGAAGTCAGGACGATCAATAAAACATTTTTGCCTTTCGCCAGGAATATTTCGGGCTATAGTTGAAGGGATTTTTAAAAAATTCAGCAGCCGTAAATATTAATGGTTTTGACTGGAGATACTGGTTCATCGGATTGAGGAGAATACCACAAACTTTCTCGACTATCCTGGGTTCGCGATTCCGATAAGGAAATTTTAAGATTATTCCCGGGAGATAATCATTAGCAAAGATATTATCCCAAATCAATGGCGGTCGGGTTAAAATCTGGGTAATATTATTTATATCTTCCACAGTAATTTTGGAGGCAATAACCCACCGGCCTGTCCAGAAGATTTTTATCTCCTTATTTAAATTTTCGGCAATCGTCGTGATATATTCGGTTTTATTAAAACCGTAATACTGTGTTGGGCAGAAGAATAATTCAGCATCTTGCCATTTATCTTTTAGGAGCGCCCACACTTCGTTAGCACATTTGACTTGAACAAGGGCAGTGTTTGAGTCGAGTTTAATTTTTATATCGTCAAAGAGAATGCTAAAATGTCTGATGTCGATTTCCATCATAGAGGCTATCTTTTTAATTAGTGCTTTTAGCATTGGTTCGGTGCCTGGAGAGATGGCATAATTGAAATCGACTTCATATCGGCGGGCTAGTTTATTAAGATTTTCGAATTCTTTCAACTCAGATAAAGGATAAATTTTAAAATATTCCCTGCGGTGATAAGGGTCGTCTTTTGGTGCATAAACATAAGTATTCAGACCCAATTCCGAAAGAAATTTTATCAAATCACAACGTTCGGTGAAGGAATAATGACGGCCGTAAAAGCCTTCAATAACTCCGAAGATTTTTTTATTTTTCACCATCAATTGCCTTCAAAAATTTAAGCCATAATTCTGGTTTACTGGCAAATCTTTTTAATTCTTTATCCGGGTCTATTTTCAAACGTGTTTTTAGGGCAGACAAAGAATCGTTTAGTTCTTTTTCCGAATTGATATTTTTTCTTAGTTCTTTTTCTGTTTTAAAATACTCCAGAAGTTTGGGGTTGATGTCTTCGCCGGAGCAGGAGAAGAAAAATAAGAGCGGGAGAATAAAAAGAAATCTTTTGCTTATCGCCACAGAAAGAAAATTTGGGGTATGAAAATTTTTTCTATTGGTTCAGTAATGAGTTGGATCAAACTGTATCTTTTGGGAGGATAGATAAGATTAGGTTTTTCGATTCCGAGCATATCACCAATGATTTTGACTGCATCTTCGAAGGAGCCGAGGGTATCCACTAAACCCAATTCCTTTGCCTGCCTACCGGTAATGATTCTGCCATCGGCAATTTTTAGCACGCTATCCTTCGGAAGTCCGCGAGCATCACAGGTCGCCTGGACGAATTGTTCATAAACATCAGTTACTACATCCTGTAACAATTTTTTTTCTTTTTCGGTCAATTTCCGGTAAGGTGAACCGATATCTTTATGTTCCTTAGATTTGATTACTTCAAAATCAATCCCCACCTTTTTCATCAACTCTTGAAACACGGGGAATTGCATGATGACACCAATAGAACCGGTGATAGTTCCAGGATTGGCAACGATTAAATCTGCCGGAAGGGAGACATAATAACCACCCGAAGCCGCAAGCGCACCCATGGAGACGACAATTTTTTTCTGCTGTTTGGCTTTGCGCAGTTCCTCATATATCTCCTGGGAAGCAGCGACCCCTCCACCCGGAGAATCGACACGGACGAGGATACCTTGAATAGAGGGGTCTTCGGCAAACTGTTTAATATGATGCACGACTTTTTTTGAAGAAGTGATAATGCCTTCAATCTCAATTACACCAATATTACCTCCTGAAGTAAAAGCCGCACCCCGAAATCCCAAGCCAATTATCAACCCGAAGATGATTGCCCCCCCAATGACCGCAATTATTATAACATGAACCTTTTTCATTTTGACTCCTGCTTCTTTATTTTAACCAAAAAGATTTAAAAGTCAATCGATGTTGTGATATTTTGTTGACTAAAGATATTTTTTTGAGTAAAATATACGACTTCTAAATTGGTTTTAAGGAGGTACAATGGCAAAATATAAGATTGCCTGGTTACCGGGCGATGGGATTGGTAAGGATGTCTTAGATGCGGCAAGGATTGTTCTTGATAAATTAAAACTTGATGCCGAATATATTCCCGGAGATATTGGTTGGGAATTCTGGTGCAAGGAAGGCGATCCTTTGCCACCCCGCACCATTGATTTACTGAAGCAAGTAGACGCGGCACTCTTCGGGGCGATTACTTCTAAACCCACCCGACAGGCGGAAGAAGAACTGAATCCCGAACTAAAAGGCAAGGGATTGGTGTACCGTTCACCGATTGTGCGCATGCGCCAGTTATTTGACCTCTATATCTGCCTCCGCCCCTGTAAGGCATATCCCGGTAATCCTTTGAATTACAAAGAGAATATAGACTTGGTTGTCTTTCGGGAGAATACCGAGGATTTATATTCGGGTGTGGAATTTTATCCAGTGCCCGAAGAATTATCAAAATTATTGAACAATCTCTCCAAAAATTTTGAGCCGTTTAAAAATTTACTTCCGGCAGAATTGGCTATTTCGTGCAAGATAAATACCCGAAGGGGTTGTGAGAAAATCATCCGTGCGGCATTTGAATATGCCCGCAAAAATAAACGGAAAAAGGTTACCATCATCCATAAAGCAAATGTAGTCCGTGCGAGCGATGGTTTGTTCTTAGAAGTGGGTCGTGAAGTTGCAAACGCATATCCGGATATCCAGTTTGATGAAGCGAACGTTGATGCGATTACCATGTGGCTTTTAAAAAATCCACATAATTACGATGTCCTGGTAGCACCAAATCTTTACGGTGATATTATTTCGGATTTGTGCGCACAAATGGTTGGGGGATTGGGGTTTGGTTGTTCGGGAAATATAGGCGAGAAGTTGGGAGTATTTGAACCCACACATGGTTCAGCACCAAAGTATGCCGGGATGTATAAGGTTAATCCAATTGCGACAATTCTTGCTGCTAAGATGATGATTGAATGGCTTGGAGAAAAAGAACTTGCTGAGCGATTAGAACGGGCAGTGGCTGCTGTTATTCGAGAGGGTAAAGTTAAAACTTATGATATGGGTGGAGATTCTTCTACAATAGATATGGCAAGGGCGATAGCCGAGAAATTATGACTATAATTGAAAAAATCTTTTTCCGTGCCTCTGGGAAAAGGGTAAAGCCCAATGAATATATCTGGATAAAACTTGATTTGGTGGCGATGCGCGATTTCGGTGGACCTAATGTCGTCCAGGAGTTCAAAGAAAATTTTGGTGATATGCCGGTATTTGATAATAAAAAGGTCGCGATTACATTTGATCTCCATATCCCTCCGCGGGATGAAAAAGTTGCCCGAAACCAGCAGGTTTTACGGCAATTCGCACGTGAAAAAGGCATTAGACTGTTTGATGTAAACACAGGTGTTGGACAGCATATCCTTTTGGAAAATGGTCTGGTCAAGCCTTGGGACGTTGTGGTCGGTACGGATAGCCATATGAATCTGCTGGGTGCAATAGGTGCCGCAGGTTTTGGGATGGGTACGACTGACATCGCCGGTGCTCTTTATAAAGGCAAACTCTGGTTTAAAGTCCCCCATACGATCAAGATTGTTGTAAATGGCATTTTGAAATATCCGATTACGGCAAAAGATGTGATACTGTATATCCTCAAAAATTTGACGACCAGCGGCGCACTGAATCGGGCGATTGAGTTCTGCGGAGAGACGATAAGGATGATGAATTTGAGCGAGCGGATTACAATGGCGAGCATGGTGACAGAGATGTCCGGGGATGTCGGATTTATCGAACCCGATGAAACGGTCTTTGAATTTTTACGCAGTCATAATGTAGAAAATATTGAACCCATAAGTGCTGATGAAAACGCTGAGTACGAGAGGGTTTACGAGTTTGATATCACCAATTTGCGACCCCAGATTGCCTGTCCTCATTCCCCGGATAATGTTGTGGATGTGGCAGAGGTTGCGGGTAGAAAGATTGACCAAGTTTTTATCGGTTCTTGCACAAACGGTCGATTCGAGGATTTAAAGATTGCAGCAAAGATTCTTGAAGGCAAGAGAGTCAATGAAAATGTGCGCTTGATCATCGTACCTGCAACGCACGAGGTGGCCCAGCAGGCTGAAGAGGCCGGTCTTTATCGGATATTTCTGCAGAGTGGGGCAGTAGTGGTCAATCCTGGTTGTGCTCTGTGTACCACGGGTCATCCCGGAATTCTGGCGCCGGGTGAGGTGATGATTTCTACTTCCAATCGCAATTTCATTGGCAAACTGGGCAAGGGTGGCGAGGTTTATCTCGCCTCGCCTGCAACAGCCGCCGCGAGCGCGGTGCGAGGAATGATTACATCCCCTATGGAGTTCTGGAGTTAAAATATGGAATCTCATAATAGTGGAATAAAAAATCCAGTTTTTCGTGGAAGGGCCTGGTGTTTTGGCGACGATATTGATACGGACCAGATCTACCCAGGAAAATATCTGCCTCTGACTGACAAAGTTGAAATGGCAAAACACGCCATGGAAGGAACGGATAGGGGAGAGGAATTTTTAAAACATGTCCAACCAGGGGATATTATCGTGGCAGGAAAAAACTTTGGCTGTGGTTCATCAAGGGAGCACGCCGCGATTGCAATCAAAGGTGCTGGAATCAATTTAGTCATTGCCGAATCTTTTGCCAGGATTTTCCATCGCAACTGCGTTAATACCGCATTAATCACACTGGAATTAAAAGAGGCAAAAGAGATCAATGACGGTGACATCCTGGAGGTAAATGTTGATA from the candidate division WOR-3 bacterium genome contains:
- the lipA gene encoding lipoyl synthase — encoded protein: MAMPRKPDWLKVKLPSGNEFKEVFETLKKYNLSTVCQEARCPNIGECWAKKSATIMILGKICTRACRFCAVTTGNPKGYLDPAEPENVAEVVKKFGLRYVVITSVDRDDLKDLGSGHYARTIEAIKEKNPETKVEVLIPDFNCKAELLKKIIDAKPFIIGHNLETVKRLTPYVRDRRCSYEGSLNVLKIVKDLNSKAITKSGFMLGLGEEENEIIETLRDLKNARVDIVTIGQYLQPTRRHIAVKKYYTPAEFSKFKKIGEEIGIKYVISGPLVRSSYHASEIIF
- a CDS encoding aconitase/3-isopropylmalate dehydratase large subunit family protein; the encoded protein is MTIIEKIFFRASGKRVKPNEYIWIKLDLVAMRDFGGPNVVQEFKENFGDMPVFDNKKVAITFDLHIPPRDEKVARNQQVLRQFAREKGIRLFDVNTGVGQHILLENGLVKPWDVVVGTDSHMNLLGAIGAAGFGMGTTDIAGALYKGKLWFKVPHTIKIVVNGILKYPITAKDVILYILKNLTTSGALNRAIEFCGETIRMMNLSERITMASMVTEMSGDVGFIEPDETVFEFLRSHNVENIEPISADENAEYERVYEFDITNLRPQIACPHSPDNVVDVAEVAGRKIDQVFIGSCTNGRFEDLKIAAKILEGKRVNENVRLIIVPATHEVAQQAEEAGLYRIFLQSGAVVVNPGCALCTTGHPGILAPGEVMISTSNRNFIGKLGKGGEVYLASPATAAASAVRGMITSPMEFWS
- a CDS encoding beta-N-acetylglucosaminidase domain-containing protein — translated: MVKNKKIFGVIEGFYGRHYSFTERCDLIKFLSELGLNTYVYAPKDDPYHRREYFKIYPLSELKEFENLNKLARRYEVDFNYAISPGTEPMLKALIKKIASMMEIDIRHFSILFDDIKIKLDSNTALVQVKCANEVWALLKDKWQDAELFFCPTQYYGFNKTEYITTIAENLNKEIKIFWTGRWVIASKITVEDINNITQILTRPPLIWDNIFANDYLPGIILKFPYRNREPRIVEKVCGILLNPMNQYLQSKPLIFTAAEFFKNPFNYSPKYSWRKAKMFY
- a CDS encoding isocitrate/isopropylmalate dehydrogenase family protein produces the protein MAKYKIAWLPGDGIGKDVLDAARIVLDKLKLDAEYIPGDIGWEFWCKEGDPLPPRTIDLLKQVDAALFGAITSKPTRQAEEELNPELKGKGLVYRSPIVRMRQLFDLYICLRPCKAYPGNPLNYKENIDLVVFRENTEDLYSGVEFYPVPEELSKLLNNLSKNFEPFKNLLPAELAISCKINTRRGCEKIIRAAFEYARKNKRKKVTIIHKANVVRASDGLFLEVGREVANAYPDIQFDEANVDAITMWLLKNPHNYDVLVAPNLYGDIISDLCAQMVGGLGFGCSGNIGEKLGVFEPTHGSAPKYAGMYKVNPIATILAAKMMIEWLGEKELAERLERAVAAVIREGKVKTYDMGGDSSTIDMARAIAEKL
- a CDS encoding 3-isopropylmalate dehydratase small subunit, whose protein sequence is MESHNSGIKNPVFRGRAWCFGDDIDTDQIYPGKYLPLTDKVEMAKHAMEGTDRGEEFLKHVQPGDIIVAGKNFGCGSSREHAAIAIKGAGINLVIAESFARIFHRNCVNTALITLELKEAKEINDGDILEVNVDTGEVNNLTQGKRYKAAPLSELEKEIINAGGLLKYLKSAG
- a CDS encoding DUF2330 domain-containing protein → MKQIFLIMIISTTLWADGGIIPPRYNEIYGQDQVAIIKVLPDSEELSILVKVAWATDYNGFAWVVPFPSLPSVSEINDSLFINLSALSSIQKNYGGCGGSYYGEGGYYYGDDYFKIIEFKTIGFLQTVLIQTNNPDTLVNWLTNNGYSLPDGMRDMFQDYINRNWQYFFIARADTNYNYYRINIGVCFKFATDTIVYPMKISSLTSANYTALYLYVIGQHKMFFDNAELLYANKISKDELENIKEDFPVLFDYIKEGDYITKLRRTYDYPSAMNSDIVVYQSPDDTEFREEEKPYWYMGFANSIFLPAIVFLLYIGYMRIRRKTDIKQKPAR
- a CDS encoding alkaline phosphatase; translated protein: MIRKIFFMTIIFCLIFGQEISRLPLLPSELQIKNIIFFIGDGMGIAQIQTARIKSRGALGRLNMELMPVTGLVNTCAIDKLITDSGAGGTALASGIKTKIGAIGVDSAGNPYRTLLEVCQKIGKSTGLVVTSSITHATPATFAAHTSSRGDESEIAVQLIYNKVNVLLGGGKAFFLPRKVKGSKRKDERDLIKEAKRLGYFFVEDKIQLLKADGSYLLGLFQMENMKNDSTEPTLGEMTKKAIEILSKDPDGFFLMIEGSQIDWECHANKIDGMVKQVLMFDEAVKVGLDFALKDSHTIVIVTADHETGGLGIIGGTLSGDEIKCGWLSSDHTALMVPLFAFGPKAMNFTGVHENNEIPHILAEIIKIDKFPQRN
- the sppA gene encoding signal peptide peptidase SppA, coding for MKKVHVIIIAVIGGAIIFGLIIGLGFRGAAFTSGGNIGVIEIEGIITSSKKVVHHIKQFAEDPSIQGILVRVDSPGGGVAASQEIYEELRKAKQQKKIVVSMGALAASGGYYVSLPADLIVANPGTITGSIGVIMQFPVFQELMKKVGIDFEVIKSKEHKDIGSPYRKLTEKEKKLLQDVVTDVYEQFVQATCDARGLPKDSVLKIADGRIITGRQAKELGLVDTLGSFEDAVKIIGDMLGIEKPNLIYPPKRYSLIQLITEPIEKIFIPQIFFLWR